The genomic stretch CGTCCACCGCCGTGCTCGCCGCTGCGGCTCCCGTCCCGACGTTCGCCGCGGCCGGGGAGGGCCTCATCGAGGCCGTCCACGTCGCCGACGCCGCAGCGGCGCAGCCGGGACGTCGCGAACCGGGTCGCGTGCACCGCGCCGGGGACCTGGGCGTCGTCTCCCTGCTGCGCCAGCTGCGCGGCGACCCCCGGCTCGACGCCTACGTCGAGGGCCAGCTCGGCCCGCTCCTGCGGCACCCAGGGCGGGCCGGGGCCGACCTCGCCCTGCTGAGGGCCCTCGTCGCGTCGCGAGGGTCGAAGACCCGTCTGGCTCGCGCCACCGGCACCAGCCGGCAGCACCTCTACTCCGCCATCGCGCGGCTCGGCGAGCGCCTGGGCCGCGACCTGGACGACCCCGACGTCCTCTGCTCCCTGCACGTCGCCCTGCTGGCGCACGAGCTCAGCGCGGGTGCCGCACCCGCCGAGGCGACACCCCCGGGGTGACCCAGGCCGTCAGACGAACGCATCGGTCAGCGACCTCAGCGCGGCGGCCGCTCCCGACGGGAAGGGCTCGCCGTGCCCGAAGCCGGCCACCTCCACCGGGAGGTCGGCCAGGCGCGCGGCGTCGCGCCACGACTGCTCCCTGTCGATGCCGAACGGGCGGCCACGGGCTCAAGGGCGCCGGCGACGGTCGAGGGGAGGTGACCGACGGTCGTCGTGGACATGGGTCAGCACCTCGCGTCCGAGGAGCTCGGGGCCGACGCCCAGGTCGGTGAGCGTCCGGGCGAGGCGCGGGAAGTGCCGTCCGGACCGGTGTCGACGAGGGACGCGGCGTCGCCGCCAGGCCGCGAGAGGTAGGCGCTGCTGGTGCCGCAGCGCAGGCGGTGCGGGCCGGGCAGCAGCTCCTCGTGCTGCCACGGCGCTGCGGGACCGTCGGGGAGGTCCTCGGCGCGCAGGGTCATGAGGTCGACGCCAGGAGGCCGGCGCCTGCCGGGCACCGTCCGCTCACTCCCGCCGAACGCCCGCGGCCGGCACGAGCGTGGCAGCGAGCACGCGCCACCGCTCGCCCTCGCGCACCCACAGACGCGTGTACCGCAGCCGGGCCGTCACGGGTGATCCGTCCTGCAGCGCCTCGACGGCGGCCACCAGCCGTGTGACCCCCGTGCTCGCGGCCTCCTCCACCTCGAGCTGCTCCTCCACGAGGCTCGTGATGCGCAGCGCGCCGGACCGGTGGCTGCGAAGGTCGTCGTCCTTGGTGAACACCGCGCCGTCCGGTCCGGCCGCCACGCAGCGCGGGTGGAGCAGCGCGTCCAGCGCGTCGAGGTCCGCGCTGCGCTGGGCTTCCTGGAGGGCGCGTTCGGCCGAGGTGAGGTCCACCCGCGCACCCTGCTCCTCGGCGACCGGGCGGCGCCAGGCACGTGTTCCCTCGGCGAACACCCCGTCCGGTGGACGCGACCGCCCACCGACCGGTGGGGCCATCGCCGCTGAGCCGCGTGGGCCGTCGCCGCAGCCTCCGGCGGACCTCCCCCCGCCCTCCGCGACGGTGGGCGGGGCGTGGTGGTCAGCCCGCAGGAGGACGCGCGCGTCAGATCGGGACGCGACGATCGCCGGATGAGCAGCGCCACGGAGTCCGTCCCAGCGCCCGGACGCCCCGCGCCGGTCCGCGCGCGCGGCGCGCACGGGGTGCTCCTGTCGCTGGGACTGGTGGGCGGCACCAGCACGCTGGCCGTGATGGCGTGGGTGGGCGGGTGGTTGGAACACGGCGTGCCGCTGGACGGTGCGCTCCCCACGCTGCTCTTCGTGCTGTGGGACCTCGCACCGTTCGCCGGCGCGGTGGCGCTGGTGGTGGCCACGAGGCGGCGCCAGGCGGGCGGCACGCCTGCTCTGCTGGTGGGGCTGCTCGCGCTGGTCGGTCTGAGCGCCTGGCTGCTGCACGGCATGGTGACGAGCGAGTCGTCCACCGCGGCGCTGCTGCTCATCTTCCTGCCGCTCTACCAGTGGCTGCTGCTCGGCGTGACGGCGGCGGCGTCTGCGCTGCTGCACCGGTGGCGCACCCGCCGCTGGCGAGCCCAGCGCCGTCAGGCGTCGTGCCAGGCGTAGTCCATCTGCCGGGCGGTCGCAGCCGCCAGCTCCGTACCCTCCAGCCGAGCCACGAGGTGCAGCGCGAGGTCGAGACCGGCGCTGATGCCGGCGCTGGTGGCGAGGTCGCCGTGGTCGAGGTAGCGGACGTCGCCGACCACGTGCAGGGCGGGGTGGGCGGCGCGCAGGTCGTCGAGGTCCTCCCAGTGCGTGGTCACCGGCCTGTGGTCCAGCAGGCCAGCGGCGGCGAGCACGAACGCAC from Quadrisphaera setariae encodes the following:
- a CDS encoding nuclear transport factor 2 family protein, coding for MDLTSAERALQEAQRSADLDALDALLHPRCVAAGPDGAVFTKDDDLRSHRSGALRITSLVEEQLEVEEAASTGVTRLVAAVEALQDGSPVTARLRYTRLWVREGERWRVLAATLVPAAGVRRE